In a genomic window of Dyadobacter fermentans DSM 18053:
- a CDS encoding LytR/AlgR family response regulator transcription factor, whose translation MKIVIIEDEIKTARSLAQLITTLRPDAEIAATIQSVERAISYLTEMPQPDLIFMDIQLSDGLCFEIFESVKVVPPVIFCTAYDHYAIEAFKANGIDYLLKPFKKEHIEGALSRLDQLKSYFSSEKPLIPDLEMLLKRLAGPEGKKSFLVFKQNKYITIKTDTIAFFYIHNETTWLRTFENQDYTISQPLEDVQATVAAAQFYRLNRQYLVNFDAVKEVEHYFSRKLYIKLSVPTPEKLLIGKEKVSHFLGWLENR comes from the coding sequence ATGAAAATCGTAATCATTGAAGACGAGATCAAAACCGCACGCTCGCTGGCGCAGCTGATTACCACGCTCCGGCCCGATGCGGAGATCGCCGCCACGATCCAAAGTGTGGAAAGGGCCATTTCCTACCTCACCGAAATGCCGCAGCCCGACCTGATCTTCATGGACATTCAGCTATCCGACGGTTTGTGTTTCGAAATTTTCGAATCGGTGAAAGTGGTGCCGCCGGTGATATTCTGCACAGCGTACGACCATTACGCGATCGAGGCATTTAAAGCCAATGGCATCGATTACCTGCTCAAACCTTTTAAAAAAGAGCACATCGAGGGCGCGCTGTCCAGGCTCGATCAGTTGAAAAGCTATTTTTCAAGCGAAAAACCGCTCATTCCCGACCTGGAAATGCTGCTGAAACGGCTCGCCGGGCCCGAAGGCAAAAAGTCCTTTCTCGTTTTTAAACAAAATAAATACATCACCATTAAAACCGACACGATCGCATTCTTCTACATTCACAATGAAACCACCTGGCTGCGGACGTTCGAAAACCAAGATTACACCATTTCGCAGCCGCTGGAAGACGTGCAGGCGACGGTCGCCGCAGCGCAGTTCTACCGGCTGAACCGGCAATACCTGGTCAATTTCGATGCGGTGAAAGAAGTGGAGCATTACTTTTCGCGGAAGCTGTACATCAAGCTGAGCGTCCCCACACCCGAGAAACTGCTGATCGGAAAAGAGAAAGTGAGCCATTTCCTCGGCTGGCTTGAAAACCGGTGA
- a CDS encoding metal-dependent hydrolase, with translation MKITYYGHSCFSVVAGGKTILFDPFISGNELASGINPDDIRVDYIFVSHGHFDHSHDVVRIAGHNDAMVVGSWELYTHFGAQGLKNVHPLNPGGKWTFDFGTAKGTAAVHSSSFQDGSYAGVAEGFAFKTADGNFYYSGDTALTLDMTLVPKWARLDFAVLPIGDVLTMGIEDAIEAAKLLEVTQVLGVHYDTFGFIKVDKAQAIAAFREAGLTLHLPEIGETITI, from the coding sequence ATGAAAATTACCTATTATGGCCATTCCTGTTTTTCCGTCGTCGCGGGCGGCAAAACCATCCTGTTCGATCCCTTCATTTCGGGCAACGAACTTGCCAGCGGCATTAATCCCGACGACATCCGGGTCGACTATATTTTCGTATCGCACGGACATTTCGACCACTCGCACGACGTGGTGAGAATCGCCGGACATAATGACGCGATGGTGGTAGGGAGCTGGGAGCTGTACACGCATTTTGGTGCGCAGGGCTTGAAAAACGTGCACCCGCTCAACCCGGGCGGAAAATGGACGTTCGATTTCGGCACGGCCAAAGGCACCGCAGCCGTGCATTCGAGCAGCTTCCAGGACGGCAGCTATGCAGGCGTAGCCGAAGGTTTTGCATTCAAAACAGCCGACGGGAACTTCTATTACAGCGGCGACACCGCATTGACGCTCGATATGACGCTCGTTCCGAAATGGGCGCGGCTCGATTTCGCGGTATTGCCGATCGGCGATGTGCTCACGATGGGCATAGAGGATGCCATTGAAGCGGCCAAATTACTCGAAGTGACGCAGGTGCTCGGCGTGCATTACGATACTTTCGGGTTCATTAAAGTGGATAAGGCGCAGGCGATAGCGGCGTTCCGCGAAGCCGGGCTCACGCTTCATCTGCCGGAAATCGGAGAAACGATCACGATCTGA
- a CDS encoding heme-binding domain-containing protein, translating into MDTPKRNRFRSAATILAGVLFTGFAVLQANSPKVENPPVTSEFHGPEEVTRILKRSCYDCHSNESNLRWYDKIAPFSYKVAADVEEARKRFNFSEWDSIPKGEQEGKLWYIVNMIDAGRMPLPAYAAAHPSARVTPAELTILKNYVTNLSRAHQPASDTARIAGKQKPTTVPTSVNGIRYIDDYKNWKVISTTGRPDNGTSRIIYGNDIAVKALEQDQIRPWPDGAVIVKVVWNSQAPDKDGNIMPGSFNNIQLMVRDAKKFTDTEGWGFAKFNGPELKPQGQKASFATTCINCHQLASETGFVFDIPTRPVAR; encoded by the coding sequence ATGGACACCCCAAAACGCAACCGATTCCGCTCCGCCGCTACCATCCTCGCCGGCGTTCTGTTTACCGGCTTCGCCGTGTTGCAGGCCAATAGCCCCAAAGTCGAAAACCCGCCGGTAACCTCCGAGTTTCACGGGCCCGAAGAAGTGACCCGCATCCTGAAACGCTCGTGCTACGATTGCCATTCCAATGAATCCAACCTGCGTTGGTACGACAAAATCGCTCCCTTTTCCTATAAAGTCGCTGCCGATGTGGAGGAAGCCCGCAAGCGCTTCAACTTTTCGGAATGGGACAGCATTCCCAAAGGCGAGCAGGAAGGCAAGCTCTGGTATATTGTGAATATGATCGACGCGGGCCGGATGCCGCTGCCTGCATATGCCGCCGCGCATCCGTCGGCCCGTGTGACGCCCGCCGAACTCACGATCCTGAAAAACTACGTGACCAACCTCTCCCGCGCACATCAGCCCGCAAGCGACACCGCGCGGATCGCCGGAAAGCAAAAGCCAACAACGGTTCCGACATCTGTCAACGGTATCCGTTACATCGACGACTACAAAAACTGGAAGGTGATCAGCACCACGGGCCGGCCCGACAATGGCACTTCCCGCATTATTTACGGCAACGACATCGCCGTGAAAGCCCTCGAACAGGACCAGATCCGCCCCTGGCCCGACGGTGCGGTGATCGTCAAGGTCGTTTGGAACAGTCAGGCACCGGACAAGGACGGCAACATCATGCCCGGCAGTTTCAACAACATTCAATTGATGGTGCGCGACGCCAAAAAGTTCACCGATACCGAAGGCTGGGGCTTTGCCAAATTCAATGGCCCCGAGTTGAAACCTCAGGGCCAGAAGGCCTCATTCGCGACGACCTGCATTAACTGCCACCAGCTCGCCAGCGAAACCGGTTTCGTATTCGACATTCCCACGCGCCCGGTCGCCAGGTAA
- a CDS encoding sensor histidine kinase: MAQKTFRVSAVIVWLSSLSLGVLTTVPKIAEKDPNAFEAVTSALITTSFTLFVWYFNIYSLPKFTKEHSATGFSYPLLFRSIAIGLILMFLMVGAQKLLIPTLDFGPVVLMFEVRGIMINLIFYMLLHLLYQTHRNQQVVLELERSKADNLGAQYELLKQQVNPHFLFNSLSTLKSMVELEDKNSVDFILKLSDFYRFTLENRKLDLITLAEETEILDAYMYLLKARFEEGIELEYRIPAEVYHTWIPPFTLQLLVENCIKHNVVSLDYPLHIKVYAQDGLLTVENPLRLKKNPEHSTEVGLDNINRRYYHLLKQHVEVENDQQYFRVKLPLIHENRNH, from the coding sequence ATGGCACAAAAGACATTCAGGGTTTCGGCGGTGATCGTGTGGCTGAGCTCCCTGTCGCTCGGCGTGCTTACCACCGTCCCGAAAATCGCTGAAAAGGACCCCAATGCATTCGAGGCGGTTACGAGCGCGCTCATTACCACCTCGTTCACATTGTTTGTGTGGTATTTCAATATCTACTCGCTGCCAAAGTTCACGAAGGAGCATTCCGCTACGGGCTTTTCGTACCCGCTGCTGTTCAGGAGCATAGCCATTGGCCTGATACTCATGTTCCTGATGGTGGGCGCGCAGAAACTGCTTATTCCTACCTTGGATTTCGGGCCGGTGGTGCTGATGTTCGAAGTGCGCGGGATCATGATCAACCTGATCTTCTACATGCTGCTGCACCTGCTCTACCAAACCCACCGGAACCAGCAGGTGGTCCTTGAACTCGAACGCAGCAAGGCCGACAACCTGGGTGCGCAGTACGAGCTGCTGAAACAGCAGGTGAACCCACATTTCCTGTTCAACAGCCTGAGCACCCTCAAATCCATGGTGGAGCTGGAAGACAAAAACAGCGTGGACTTTATTCTAAAACTATCTGATTTTTACCGGTTTACATTAGAAAACCGAAAACTCGACCTGATCACGCTCGCGGAAGAAACCGAGATCCTCGACGCGTATATGTACCTGCTGAAAGCCCGGTTCGAGGAAGGGATCGAGCTCGAATACCGGATTCCCGCGGAGGTTTACCACACCTGGATTCCCCCGTTTACATTGCAGCTGCTCGTCGAGAATTGCATTAAGCACAATGTCGTTTCCCTCGATTACCCGCTCCACATTAAAGTGTATGCGCAGGACGGCCTGTTAACGGTCGAAAACCCGCTCCGGCTCAAAAAGAACCCCGAGCACTCCACCGAAGTTGGTTTGGACAATATCAACCGGCGCTATTACCACCTGCTGAAACAGCACGTCGAGGTTGAAAATGACCAGCAATATTTCCGCGTCAAACTACCGCTTATCCATGAAAATCGTAATCATTGA